One Mycteria americana isolate JAX WOST 10 ecotype Jacksonville Zoo and Gardens chromosome 21, USCA_MyAme_1.0, whole genome shotgun sequence genomic region harbors:
- the LOC142419470 gene encoding cAMP-dependent protein kinase inhibitor alpha-like, which translates to MTEVEPVLDFASSGRTGRRNALPDILGSPAGVSPSDLPLKLAEMSLNAGSAQEMQSPSAEVPPPQPPSPELKDTS; encoded by the exons ATGACCGAGGTGGAACCCGTGCTGGACTTCGCATCCTCCGGGAGAACAGGCCGGCGCAATGCCCTGCCCGACATCCTGGGCTCGCCGGCCGGCGTCAGCCCCTCTGACCTGCCCCTCAAGCTGGCCGAGATGTCCCTGAACGCGG GCAGCGCCCAGGAGATGCAGTCGCCCTCGGCGGAGGTgccccctccgcagccccccagccccgagctgaAGGACACGTCCTAA